In Dyadobacter subterraneus, a single genomic region encodes these proteins:
- the treZ gene encoding malto-oligosyltrehalose trehalohydrolase encodes MRKLGANYSGDQCVFTVWAPKKETMQLQLISSETELLEMQKNDEGYFHLTVDNVLPGAQYFFKPEGTEKGIPDPASQFQPDGVHGPSAVVDQHAYQWKTNWSGLPLKDLIFYELHVGTFTKEGTFEAIIPLLDDLAETGINAIELMPVSQFPGNRNWGYDGVFPYAVQNSYGGPEKLKLLVDAAHERGIAVFLDVVFNHLGPEGNYAGEFGPYFTDTYCTPWGNAINFDGAWSDGVREYFAGVISHFYEHYHLDGLRVDAVHMMFDNGAVNFWEMVSVELDQLREKLGRSFYLIAESDLNSPKTVKLPENGGLGFNVQWLDDFHHALYVLLDKEGQSRYEDFGKMEQLAKAYTDGFVHSGEYVKFRNRKHGASSAGLPGETFLVFNQNHDQIGNRVGGERLSMLVNFDRQKLAAAAMLLAPYLPMFFMGEEYGADTPFFYFVSHSEEDLIKMVVEGRRKEFENYKWETDPPNPQEEQTFNNSKLDWEKRKTGRYLVMLNWNKELIKLRKTHPALKNFNKNDVRVTLFGPIGFALHRKSSDQKQELLCIFNLSEKESSFNIPERDGNWNKIIDSTEKIWLETESEEAYSYPQFLNSGDLLVVKGLSIVVYDLTVT; translated from the coding sequence ATGAGAAAACTTGGTGCTAATTATTCAGGAGACCAATGCGTTTTTACCGTTTGGGCTCCGAAAAAGGAGACTATGCAGCTTCAGCTAATTTCTTCAGAAACTGAATTGCTGGAAATGCAAAAAAACGATGAGGGTTATTTCCATTTAACAGTGGATAATGTTTTACCTGGCGCTCAATATTTTTTTAAACCGGAAGGAACAGAAAAAGGGATTCCGGATCCTGCATCCCAATTTCAGCCGGATGGTGTTCACGGACCTTCCGCAGTTGTTGATCAGCATGCCTATCAATGGAAAACCAACTGGAGCGGTTTACCACTTAAAGATCTTATATTTTACGAGTTGCATGTAGGCACATTTACAAAAGAGGGTACTTTCGAAGCGATTATACCACTTCTTGACGACCTGGCCGAAACAGGAATCAATGCCATTGAGTTAATGCCGGTTTCACAGTTTCCGGGAAACCGCAATTGGGGATATGATGGCGTTTTCCCCTATGCAGTACAAAATAGTTATGGTGGACCAGAAAAGTTGAAACTACTGGTTGATGCGGCGCACGAAAGAGGAATTGCGGTTTTTCTGGATGTCGTTTTTAACCATTTGGGACCGGAAGGAAACTATGCAGGCGAATTCGGGCCTTATTTTACAGATACTTATTGCACACCCTGGGGCAACGCTATCAACTTTGATGGTGCCTGGTCTGATGGTGTAAGAGAATATTTTGCAGGGGTAATTTCTCACTTTTATGAACATTATCATCTGGATGGCCTTCGGGTAGATGCAGTTCATATGATGTTTGATAATGGGGCCGTTAATTTTTGGGAAATGGTCTCAGTTGAGCTGGACCAGCTTCGTGAAAAACTTGGACGGAGTTTTTACCTGATTGCAGAAAGTGACCTGAACAGTCCGAAAACGGTAAAATTACCAGAAAACGGTGGCCTTGGTTTTAATGTGCAATGGCTTGATGATTTTCACCATGCACTTTACGTTCTGCTCGATAAAGAGGGCCAAAGCCGCTATGAGGATTTTGGAAAAATGGAACAGCTTGCAAAAGCTTATACGGATGGATTTGTACACAGCGGCGAGTATGTGAAATTCAGAAACCGAAAACATGGGGCATCATCAGCCGGATTACCAGGTGAAACATTTTTGGTTTTTAATCAAAATCATGATCAGATTGGAAACCGAGTAGGAGGTGAGCGGCTGAGTATGCTTGTTAATTTTGACAGGCAAAAACTTGCAGCCGCAGCGATGCTTCTTGCGCCTTATCTGCCAATGTTTTTTATGGGAGAGGAGTATGGAGCCGATACGCCGTTTTTCTATTTCGTCAGTCATTCAGAGGAAGATCTGATTAAAATGGTAGTGGAAGGAAGGCGCAAGGAATTTGAGAATTATAAATGGGAAACTGATCCGCCAAATCCACAGGAAGAACAAACGTTTAATAATTCAAAACTGGATTGGGAAAAAAGAAAAACCGGTAGATATCTGGTTATGCTCAACTGGAACAAGGAGTTGATCAAACTGAGAAAAACACATCCGGCACTTAAAAATTTCAACAAAAATGATGTCCGCGTGACCTTGTTCGGGCCAATAGGATTTGCGCTGCATCGCAAAAGCAGCGACCAAAAGCAGGAACTTCTGTGTATTTTTAATTTATCAGAAAAAGAGAGCTCGTTCAACATACCCGAGCGGGATGGCAACTGGAATAAGATTATAGACTCGACTGAAAAGATCTGGCTTGAAACTGAAAGTGAAGAAGCCTATTCTTACCCGCAATTTTTAAACAGCGGTGACTTGCTCGTTGTAAAGGGTTTAAGCATTGTCGTATACGATTTAACAGTAACCTAA
- a CDS encoding CinA family protein: MPSQHVINCSHVMAERNLTIAFVESATGGRMASEFSLVPNAGKTLIGGLVCYDACMKEDILGVPADVIEKYTPESEQVTKELAARLRKFMKADIHVAVTGLTTEGGSETPEKPVGTMFVHAYLKEKSIAFHDTFEGSPEEIILQTIDRTAKLVMGELATT; the protein is encoded by the coding sequence ATGCCTTCACAACATGTTATTAATTGCAGCCACGTAATGGCTGAGCGTAATTTGACAATTGCATTTGTTGAAAGTGCAACCGGCGGAAGAATGGCTTCGGAGTTTTCCCTGGTTCCCAATGCGGGGAAAACTTTGATCGGAGGCCTTGTTTGCTATGACGCTTGTATGAAAGAGGATATTCTCGGCGTTCCGGCGGATGTCATTGAAAAATATACCCCGGAATCTGAGCAGGTAACAAAAGAACTTGCTGCACGCCTGAGAAAATTTATGAAGGCCGATATTCACGTGGCTGTCACGGGATTGACAACGGAAGGTGGCAGCGAAACACCTGAAAAACCAGTAGGAACCATGTTTGTGCATGCCTATTTAAAAGAAAAATCAATTGCATTTCATGATACTTTTGAAGGTTCGCCGGAAGAAATCATTTTACAAACAATTGATCGCACGGCTAAGTTAGTCATGGGAGAACTGGCGACAACCTGA
- a CDS encoding alpha-amylase family glycosyl hydrolase yields MNDLKTANQTSKQYLWWEQGVIYQIYPRSFQDTDNDGVGDLKGIIERLDYLQWLGIDCLWLSPIFSSPMADFGYDISDYRGIHPLFGTMQDFDQLLAEVHGRGMKLILDLVPNHTSDQHPWFLESKSSRDNPKRDWYIWQDAKENNDLPNNWLSVFGGHAWEWDENTKQYYYHAFLKEQPDLNWRNPEVQDAMMDVMRFWLDKGIDGFRVDVMWHMIKDSQLRNNPVAHDSVYNANDLIYNHYNPVYSTDQPEVHDIVRMMRAVTDEYKERVLIGEIYLPIHKLVTYYGHDNKGAHLPFNFQLLTLPWNSSQISGAIDEYEGALPSEGWPNWVLGNHDQPRISSRVGRSQARVAAMLLLTLRGTPTIYYGDEIGMRDVPIPMDEVIDPQGLNMPELNVSRDPSRTPMQWTDEIFAGFSNHKPWLRLPDNFRRHNVESQKDNPYTMLSFYHRLLQIRKQEPALQVGDYNPVYSDNQIIAYTRKKDDSTFLILLNFSHRPCYFKPKQTVYKGEVIISTETERQGNHVEGIITLSGDEGILIKLE; encoded by the coding sequence ATGAACGATCTAAAAACAGCCAATCAGACTTCTAAACAATATTTGTGGTGGGAACAAGGGGTCATTTACCAGATTTATCCACGCTCTTTTCAGGATACAGACAACGATGGTGTTGGTGATTTGAAAGGAATTATTGAAAGACTTGATTATCTGCAATGGCTTGGGATTGACTGTCTATGGTTATCGCCAATATTCTCCTCGCCCATGGCAGATTTCGGTTACGATATTTCAGACTACCGCGGAATCCATCCCTTGTTTGGGACGATGCAGGATTTTGATCAGCTGCTAGCCGAAGTGCACGGGCGAGGCATGAAATTAATTCTTGACCTGGTCCCTAATCACACTTCGGACCAACATCCCTGGTTTTTAGAATCCAAGTCATCCAGGGATAATCCAAAACGAGACTGGTATATCTGGCAGGATGCAAAAGAAAATAATGATCTGCCAAATAACTGGCTTAGTGTTTTCGGAGGCCATGCATGGGAATGGGATGAAAATACAAAACAATATTACTACCACGCATTTTTAAAAGAACAGCCTGATCTTAACTGGAGAAATCCGGAAGTGCAGGATGCCATGATGGACGTTATGCGATTTTGGCTTGACAAAGGCATTGACGGTTTCAGGGTTGATGTGATGTGGCATATGATCAAAGATTCGCAGCTAAGGAATAATCCTGTTGCCCATGATTCTGTTTATAATGCCAACGATTTGATTTACAATCACTACAATCCGGTTTATTCCACCGACCAGCCGGAGGTTCATGACATCGTACGAATGATGCGCGCGGTAACGGATGAATACAAGGAGCGCGTACTGATCGGTGAAATTTATCTGCCGATTCATAAACTGGTAACTTATTATGGCCATGATAATAAAGGAGCGCATTTGCCATTTAATTTTCAATTATTGACACTGCCCTGGAATTCATCCCAGATTTCTGGTGCCATTGATGAATATGAAGGTGCATTGCCTTCCGAAGGCTGGCCGAACTGGGTTTTGGGAAATCATGACCAGCCCCGGATTTCGAGCCGGGTCGGCCGTTCGCAGGCAAGGGTTGCTGCCATGCTGCTTTTAACTTTAAGAGGAACGCCTACAATTTATTATGGAGACGAAATCGGGATGCGGGATGTCCCGATTCCCATGGATGAGGTAATTGATCCACAGGGGTTAAATATGCCCGAATTGAATGTGAGCCGCGACCCTTCCCGTACGCCCATGCAGTGGACGGACGAAATTTTTGCAGGCTTTTCAAATCATAAACCCTGGCTCAGGTTACCGGACAATTTTCGCAGACATAACGTCGAATCCCAAAAAGACAATCCTTACACCATGCTGAGCTTCTATCACAGACTGCTGCAAATCCGGAAACAGGAACCTGCGTTACAAGTTGGTGACTACAATCCTGTATATTCTGATAATCAGATCATTGCTTATACCCGAAAAAAAGATGACAGCACTTTTTTGATTCTTTTAAATTTCAGCCACCGTCCGTGTTACTTCAAACCTAAACAAACTGTGTACAAAGGCGAGGTAATAATCAGTACTGAAACGGAACGTCAGGGTAATCATGTGGAGGGAATTATTACACTTAGCGGTGATGAAGGAATTTTGATCAAACTCGAATAG
- a CDS encoding DUF421 domain-containing protein → MKKEDIHLWDVKRILFGEAPEIFLAEVFIRTVLIYALLLLAVRLMGKRMSGQLTISEVAVMLTLGAIVSPAMQSPGVGLLQGAMILFLAFSFQRGLNFFEFKSQKLEKLSHGEMVMIVKDGTMMLKEMMHAKLSRQQLFAVLRSEGIHNLGEVDRVYLESFGMFSIYKAKEPKAGLDIFPPDDEEIKTFSGADNDHQLVCTSCGHLDKEDIKEKLCPVCNSNKWLDARVSSASN, encoded by the coding sequence ATGAAAAAAGAGGACATACATCTTTGGGATGTAAAGAGGATACTTTTTGGGGAAGCACCTGAAATTTTTTTAGCAGAGGTATTTATCCGGACAGTTTTAATTTATGCTTTATTGTTACTTGCGGTCAGGTTGATGGGCAAGCGTATGAGCGGGCAGCTGACGATCTCGGAGGTAGCCGTTATGCTTACTCTGGGAGCCATTGTTTCTCCTGCAATGCAGTCGCCCGGTGTTGGACTTTTACAAGGAGCAATGATTTTATTTCTGGCATTTTCTTTCCAGCGCGGGCTTAATTTTTTCGAATTCAAGAGCCAGAAACTGGAAAAACTAAGTCATGGAGAAATGGTTATGATTGTAAAAGACGGCACGATGATGCTTAAAGAGATGATGCATGCAAAACTTTCCCGGCAACAATTATTTGCAGTTTTGCGCAGCGAAGGAATCCACAATCTGGGCGAAGTTGATCGTGTTTATCTTGAATCTTTTGGTATGTTCAGTATCTATAAAGCCAAAGAACCCAAAGCAGGGCTTGATATTTTCCCTCCTGATGATGAGGAAATTAAAACATTTTCAGGTGCTGACAACGATCATCAGCTCGTTTGTACCAGCTGCGGGCATTTGGATAAAGAGGACATTAAAGAAAAACTTTGTCCGGTTTGTAATTCAAATAAATGGCTTGACGCCAGAGTGTCTTCTGCATCCAATTAA
- a CDS encoding DUF421 domain-containing protein produces the protein MKPEDIHFGDWHRILFGDVPGSFFVEVIFRTAIIYAILMISMRLMGKRMEASLGRNEMISMISLAAAIGIPLQSPDRGLLPAVIIACVVVFTQQFIAKKATQNEKFEAITQDNVGVLVEDGKLNLDVMKKTRITRERVFGQLRYKEISQLGEVKRLYLEANGTFTFIESTKPVCGLSILPSWDTEFKKRVSKETNDMVCNHCGNIPKEFLKEEACDRCGFTDWVKAVESISKD, from the coding sequence ATGAAACCCGAAGATATCCATTTTGGAGATTGGCACCGCATTTTGTTTGGAGACGTTCCAGGCAGTTTTTTTGTAGAAGTAATCTTCCGGACTGCAATTATTTATGCTATACTCATGATTTCCATGCGTTTGATGGGAAAACGCATGGAGGCATCACTCGGAAGAAATGAGATGATTTCCATGATATCACTGGCAGCCGCCATTGGTATCCCGCTTCAATCGCCGGATCGTGGTTTATTGCCGGCTGTGATCATCGCTTGTGTTGTAGTTTTTACGCAGCAGTTTATTGCAAAAAAAGCTACCCAAAATGAAAAGTTTGAAGCTATTACACAGGATAATGTTGGCGTGCTGGTTGAGGACGGAAAGTTAAATCTGGATGTTATGAAGAAAACCAGAATTACCCGGGAGCGTGTTTTCGGTCAACTTCGATATAAGGAAATCAGCCAGCTTGGTGAAGTAAAGAGGCTTTATCTGGAAGCAAACGGCACTTTTACCTTTATAGAAAGTACTAAACCAGTTTGTGGTCTATCAATTCTACCGTCGTGGGATACAGAGTTTAAAAAGCGGGTAAGCAAGGAAACCAATGATATGGTTTGTAATCATTGCGGCAATATTCCAAAAGAATTTTTAAAAGAAGAAGCCTGTGACCGTTGTGGATTTACAGATTGGGTGAAGGCAGTGGAATCTATTTCGAAGGACTAG